The following are encoded in a window of Clostridium thermarum genomic DNA:
- a CDS encoding RusA family crossover junction endodeoxyribonuclease: MENYAKVVVKGSPISKSNFKLFNVQGRAILPYNSGKYHDRYAHYEEEIAFNARLQNPNTVLSEALIAVLKVYYKSAKRHPDTNNITKSILDGIEKSGLIINDAQIRRLIIEEYYDSKDPRFELELFGESTYSMKYEIYRKEVPDEPINYEPPANKKGAAGSAKVKKPNPVSNNSSAMICDICGREISAESSVSANGGKMKICKACLKNLF, encoded by the coding sequence ATGGAAAATTATGCAAAGGTTGTGGTCAAAGGATCACCTATTTCAAAATCTAACTTCAAGCTTTTCAACGTCCAAGGCCGAGCTATACTTCCCTATAACTCAGGAAAGTACCACGATAGATATGCCCATTATGAGGAGGAAATAGCCTTTAATGCCAGACTTCAAAATCCTAACACCGTTCTGTCAGAAGCCCTGATTGCCGTGTTAAAGGTATATTATAAAAGTGCTAAGAGGCACCCGGATACCAATAATATCACTAAAAGTATATTAGATGGTATAGAAAAGAGCGGCTTAATAATAAATGATGCTCAGATAAGGCGTTTAATAATAGAGGAATACTACGATTCAAAGGACCCTAGATTTGAGTTGGAGCTTTTCGGTGAAAGCACCTACAGCATGAAATACGAGATTTACAGAAAGGAAGTTCCGGATGAGCCTATAAACTATGAGCCACCTGCTAACAAAAAAGGGGCAGCAGGTTCTGCAAAGGTAAAAAAGCCTAACCCTGTTTCCAATAATTCATCGGCTATGATTTGCGATATATGTGGAAGAGAAATTTCAGCGGAATCCTCTGTCAGCGCCAATGGCGGTAAGATGAAGATTTGCAAGGCCTGTTTAAAGAATCTATTTTGA
- the metF gene encoding methylenetetrahydrofolate reductase [NAD(P)H] encodes MLIKDIFKMKKPVISFEIFPPKKEDDIGTIYSTIEALKDLKPDFISVTYGAGGSTRDKTVEIASIVKNKYNIEALAHLTCIGLEEQGLTNILEDLIKNNVHNIMALRGDLPQEMDKSVLDNSPFSHASDIITSIKKRKDLCAGGACYPEMHPECTDFDKDIQNLKLKVHCGADFLVTQLFFDNNKFYSFMDKALKVGINVPVTAGIMPVTNKKQIERMVSLSNASLPEKFKRIMDKYEYNPEALKEAGIAYATEQIIDLLSWGIDGIHLYTMNRPETCRRIMNNITSIRYTLEEKEKIAN; translated from the coding sequence ATGTTAATAAAAGATATCTTCAAGATGAAGAAACCGGTGATATCCTTTGAGATATTTCCGCCGAAAAAAGAGGATGATATAGGAACAATATATAGTACTATTGAAGCACTTAAGGATTTGAAGCCGGATTTTATCAGTGTAACCTATGGTGCCGGGGGCAGCACCAGGGATAAGACTGTGGAAATCGCTTCTATTGTAAAGAACAAATACAATATAGAAGCTCTGGCTCACCTGACTTGTATTGGCTTGGAAGAACAAGGGCTTACAAACATACTGGAGGATTTAATAAAGAATAACGTCCATAACATAATGGCCTTAAGAGGTGATTTACCACAGGAAATGGATAAATCCGTTTTGGATAACAGTCCTTTTTCTCATGCCAGTGATATTATTACCTCAATCAAGAAAAGAAAAGATCTTTGTGCCGGTGGTGCCTGCTATCCGGAAATGCACCCTGAATGCACAGACTTTGATAAGGATATTCAGAATTTAAAGCTTAAGGTCCACTGCGGAGCTGACTTTCTGGTAACTCAACTGTTTTTTGATAACAATAAGTTTTATAGCTTTATGGATAAAGCCCTGAAGGTAGGAATCAATGTCCCTGTCACTGCCGGAATTATGCCGGTAACAAACAAGAAGCAGATTGAGAGAATGGTGTCCCTAAGCAACGCCTCTCTGCCTGAGAAGTTTAAACGAATCATGGATAAGTATGAGTACAATCCGGAAGCCCTTAAAGAAGCGGGGATAGCTTATGCCACAGAGCAAATAATTGATCTCTTGTCCTGGGGCATAGACGGTATTCATCTCTATACCATGAATAGGCCGGAAACCTGCAGAAGGATCATGAATAATATTACCTCTATAAGATATACCCTTGAGGAAAAAGAAAAAATTGCGAATTAG
- a CDS encoding NAD(P)/FAD-dependent oxidoreductase, with the protein MYDLIVIGGGPAGLAAALAAKEEGIDNLLILDRDDTLGGTLNQCIHNGFGMEYFKEDMTGPEYVQRFIDKIKQLNIEYMLSTTVIELKNSKDLIAVNSTKGILELKAKAIILATGSREMPRSTINIIGGHSAGIFTAGSVQKFINLDGYMPGKEVVIFGSVDTGLIVARRLIMEGAKVKAVIEPMPYCRGRRLNVSMCLESFEVPLLLKHTITGTIGYDRVGAVNVAPLDDENKVLHDQEFQIACDTLVLAVEAYPESDLLKQAGVNLSPATLGPEIDENMHTSVEGIFACGNAVHYHEVVDKVTQESYKAGKKAADYIRGFLHKGHMIPIVFEEGIKYAIPSALNRGNAENSVELSLRLDNLYKDSKILVYFDDKLELTLNKELMTPGDLERVKLSSEVLERHHNCKSITVKIEKNCD; encoded by the coding sequence ATGTATGATTTAATAGTTATTGGAGGCGGTCCTGCAGGTCTGGCAGCAGCTTTAGCTGCAAAGGAAGAGGGAATTGACAATCTTCTGATCCTAGACAGAGATGATACTCTGGGAGGGACCTTGAATCAGTGTATACATAACGGCTTCGGAATGGAATATTTTAAAGAAGACATGACCGGACCGGAGTATGTACAGAGATTTATTGATAAAATAAAGCAGTTGAATATAGAATATATGTTGAGTACAACGGTTATCGAGCTTAAAAACAGTAAAGACCTAATTGCCGTTAACAGTACTAAGGGGATTTTAGAGCTCAAGGCTAAGGCTATTATTTTAGCAACTGGCAGCAGAGAGATGCCCAGGAGTACAATTAATATTATAGGTGGCCATAGTGCAGGTATATTTACTGCAGGATCCGTTCAAAAATTTATAAATTTGGATGGATATATGCCGGGGAAAGAGGTTGTTATTTTTGGTTCCGTTGATACAGGATTAATTGTAGCAAGAAGACTTATAATGGAAGGGGCAAAAGTCAAAGCTGTAATAGAACCCATGCCCTACTGCAGAGGCAGAAGGTTAAATGTGAGCATGTGTTTAGAAAGCTTTGAGGTACCGCTGCTTCTGAAACATACAATAACCGGTACAATAGGATATGACAGAGTAGGGGCAGTAAATGTGGCTCCCCTGGATGATGAAAACAAGGTACTGCATGACCAAGAATTTCAGATAGCTTGTGACACCCTGGTTTTAGCGGTAGAAGCTTATCCTGAGAGTGATTTGCTAAAGCAGGCAGGAGTTAACCTGTCACCGGCTACCCTAGGTCCTGAGATTGATGAAAATATGCATACCAGTGTTGAGGGGATATTTGCCTGCGGTAACGCAGTACACTATCATGAGGTAGTAGATAAAGTTACGCAAGAAAGCTATAAAGCCGGTAAAAAAGCGGCAGATTATATCAGAGGTTTTTTACACAAAGGACACATGATACCTATTGTTTTTGAAGAAGGTATAAAGTATGCAATACCATCAGCTCTAAACCGAGGAAATGCAGAGAATTCTGTGGAATTATCACTGAGGTTGGACAATTTATACAAAGACTCCAAAATACTTGTGTACTTTGACGACAAACTGGAATTAACTTTAAATAAGGAACTTATGACACCGGGAGATTTGGAAAGAGTAAAGCTCTCTTCAGAAGTCCTGGAAAGGCATCACAACTGCAAAAGTATTACCGTAAAAATAGAAAAAAATTGCGACTAA
- a CDS encoding alpha/beta-type small acid-soluble spore protein: MASKGSRKLVPEAKHGLYKFRTEVAKEMGVPFSDYNGHLSARECGAVGGEMVKRMVADYEKNLK; this comes from the coding sequence ATGGCATCAAAGGGATCAAGAAAATTAGTTCCTGAAGCAAAACACGGACTATATAAGTTTAGAACAGAAGTTGCCAAGGAAATGGGAGTTCCATTTTCTGATTATAACGGTCACTTAAGTGCCAGGGAATGTGGTGCCGTTGGTGGAGAAATGGTAAAAAGAATGGTTGCTGATTACGAGAAAAATTTAAAATAA
- a CDS encoding carbohydrate ABC transporter permease gives MVLRESQIRRTKSIKNISFTKTLLYIFLIVLAVICFTPFYIMIINSTHSNADLASKMSLLPGTSFFENYKRLQDRVNIWTGFRNSIIISTSTTALAAYFGALTAYGFSKYRFRGQKLLFALVLVALMMPAQLGLLGFFKVIKVLGLPNTRLALILPAIATPNIVFFIKSYMDSAVPDSLIEAARIDGCGEFKTFNRIILPIVTPSIATMSIFTFIGSWNSYLMPLIVLNDESKYTVPLMTALAKGVYQTDFGAIYVCVAISMVPIMIVFCFCSKYIIGGLTMGSVKG, from the coding sequence ATGGTATTAAGAGAAAGTCAAATAAGAAGAACAAAGTCAATAAAGAATATAAGTTTTACAAAGACACTTTTATATATATTTCTGATAGTATTGGCAGTTATATGTTTTACTCCGTTTTACATTATGATAATTAACAGTACCCACAGCAATGCTGATTTGGCTTCAAAGATGTCATTATTACCCGGAACATCCTTTTTTGAGAATTATAAGAGGCTTCAGGATAGAGTAAACATATGGACCGGTTTCAGGAACAGTATAATAATTTCCACAAGCACTACTGCTTTGGCAGCTTATTTTGGAGCACTGACTGCATATGGTTTCTCAAAATACAGGTTTAGAGGACAGAAGCTACTATTTGCCTTGGTTCTGGTAGCACTTATGATGCCGGCGCAGCTTGGACTTCTTGGTTTCTTTAAAGTTATAAAAGTGCTGGGATTGCCTAATACCAGGCTTGCGTTGATTCTTCCCGCCATAGCCACACCAAATATAGTGTTCTTTATAAAGTCCTATATGGACTCCGCAGTGCCGGATTCACTGATAGAAGCGGCGAGGATTGACGGATGTGGCGAGTTCAAAACCTTTAATAGAATTATACTTCCTATCGTTACTCCTTCTATAGCCACAATGTCCATATTTACTTTCATAGGAAGCTGGAACAGCTACCTGATGCCGCTTATAGTATTGAATGACGAATCAAAATATACCGTACCTTTGATGACAGCCTTGGCAAAGGGTGTTTATCAGACTGACTTTGGTGCAATATATGTGTGTGTAGCCATATCAATGGTGCCAATTATGATTGTTTTCTGCTTCTGTTCTAAGTACATTATCGGAGGCTTGACAATGGGATCCGTTAAGGGATAG
- a CDS encoding carbohydrate ABC transporter permease → MKLSSKVNKNRYAYAFIAPYFIAFFTFGVYPIFYSIYLSFTKWGGTKASPKFIGLTNYERLIQDTTFYNSIKNTLIMWTANIIPQILFALFLAVALSSCRIKGKEFFRAIFYLPNLVTMASVGILFRFLLDWQTGALNSILMSLNIIKAPVNWLQEISATRGTVAFINWWMWFGNTMILLMAGIKTISDDIYEAAIVDGAGKWQTFKSITLPLLQPTMLYVVVTSLIGGLTMFDVPAVLTNGDGSPQGSILTMVMYLYNTAFKNYNFGYAGAIGVGLFILILMAVIFAFKLINRKPVYE, encoded by the coding sequence ATGAAGCTATCAAGTAAAGTTAATAAAAATAGATATGCCTATGCCTTTATCGCACCATATTTCATAGCATTTTTTACCTTTGGCGTGTATCCAATATTCTATTCCATATACCTTAGTTTCACTAAGTGGGGTGGAACCAAAGCCAGCCCTAAATTCATTGGACTCACCAATTATGAAAGACTGATTCAGGATACAACCTTCTACAACAGTATAAAGAATACACTTATTATGTGGACTGCCAACATTATTCCTCAGATCTTATTTGCATTATTCTTGGCTGTAGCATTAAGCAGTTGTAGAATAAAGGGCAAAGAATTTTTCAGAGCCATTTTTTATCTTCCAAACTTGGTTACCATGGCTTCTGTAGGTATACTATTTAGATTTTTATTGGATTGGCAGACCGGTGCCTTAAACAGTATTTTAATGAGTCTTAATATTATCAAAGCCCCAGTAAACTGGCTGCAGGAGATTTCCGCCACCAGAGGAACGGTAGCTTTCATAAATTGGTGGATGTGGTTTGGTAATACTATGATACTGCTTATGGCTGGTATAAAAACCATAAGTGATGATATCTATGAGGCAGCTATCGTAGATGGTGCCGGCAAGTGGCAGACCTTCAAGAGTATAACCTTGCCGCTTTTACAGCCAACAATGCTTTATGTAGTAGTTACTTCCTTAATCGGAGGCTTGACAATGTTTGACGTACCCGCAGTGTTAACAAATGGAGATGGTTCACCGCAAGGCTCTATATTAACAATGGTTATGTACCTATATAATACAGCCTTCAAAAATTATAACTTTGGATATGCAGGTGCCATTGGAGTTGGCTTATTCATTTTAATACTGATGGCAGTAATTTTCGCTTTCAAGCTTATCAACAGAAAACCGGTCTATGAATAG
- a CDS encoding ABC transporter substrate-binding protein, with protein sequence MKGKTIKKLICTVIATAVIASMAAGCGKKTEDSPKPSDTTTPGTSGTTTTEKKPEDFKGEITFWHFNKDEGPVMAEMFMKKYPNVKVNVQIISDQDQGYQNKLTAAINSGSGMPDVYCGESAFVKRFVNMEGGFLDLSQAPYNAEEIAKNMVPYTVDIGRDPEGKIRALTYQATPGAIGYKRELAKQYFGTDDPDKISEMMSTPEKMLDMARQLKEKSGGKVTFFAARQELERLYIGARATGWVKDGKLVIDPMMDEYVDAAKIYRDEKLEAGLEQWSQAWSASIAANDVFAYAIPTWGIPWIIGSNDEARKDKGEWALAKSPIPYFWGGTWLGIYSESENKELAWEFVKFITTDKDAMKEWQSKIGDFMNHKDIIAEEAAGSNLNATLNQNVYKFFQPALEGINGNTFTEYDDRIQAAWDDNMASYLANKISKEEFYKKFKEKVKSDFPDLIVE encoded by the coding sequence ATGAAAGGTAAAACCATTAAAAAATTAATCTGTACTGTAATTGCAACAGCAGTTATAGCTTCAATGGCTGCTGGCTGTGGTAAAAAGACAGAGGATTCTCCAAAACCTTCTGACACTACCACACCTGGAACTAGTGGCACTACCACTACTGAAAAGAAACCGGAAGACTTCAAAGGAGAAATAACTTTCTGGCATTTCAACAAGGATGAAGGTCCGGTAATGGCAGAAATGTTCATGAAGAAGTATCCAAATGTTAAGGTTAATGTTCAGATCATATCTGACCAAGACCAAGGTTATCAAAACAAGCTTACAGCAGCAATCAACAGCGGCTCAGGTATGCCAGACGTATACTGCGGAGAATCAGCCTTTGTTAAGAGATTTGTTAACATGGAAGGCGGCTTCCTAGACCTTTCACAGGCACCATACAACGCTGAAGAAATAGCTAAAAACATGGTTCCATACACAGTAGATATCGGTAGAGATCCAGAGGGCAAGATAAGAGCATTAACTTATCAGGCTACACCGGGAGCTATAGGTTATAAGAGAGAATTGGCTAAACAGTATTTTGGAACAGATGATCCAGATAAGATTTCTGAAATGATGTCCACTCCTGAAAAAATGTTGGACATGGCTAGACAGCTTAAGGAAAAGAGCGGTGGAAAGGTTACTTTCTTTGCTGCAAGACAAGAACTTGAAAGACTATATATAGGAGCAAGAGCAACTGGTTGGGTTAAGGACGGCAAGCTTGTTATCGATCCTATGATGGACGAGTATGTTGATGCTGCTAAGATATACAGAGATGAAAAATTAGAAGCTGGACTTGAGCAATGGTCTCAAGCATGGTCCGCAAGTATTGCTGCGAATGATGTATTTGCATACGCTATTCCAACTTGGGGTATTCCATGGATAATCGGCTCAAATGACGAAGCAAGAAAAGACAAGGGTGAATGGGCTCTAGCTAAGTCTCCGATACCATATTTTTGGGGCGGTACTTGGCTTGGAATATACAGCGAAAGTGAAAACAAAGAGTTAGCATGGGAATTTGTAAAGTTCATAACAACTGACAAAGATGCAATGAAAGAATGGCAGAGCAAGATCGGCGACTTCATGAATCACAAGGACATAATTGCTGAAGAAGCTGCCGGAAGCAACTTGAACGCAACTTTAAACCAGAATGTATATAAGTTCTTCCAACCAGCTCTTGAAGGAATTAACGGAAATACCTTCACAGAATATGATGACAGAATTCAAGCTGCTTGGGATGACAATATGGCTAGTTATCTTGCAAACAAAATTAGTAAGGAAGAGTTCTATAAGAAGTTTAAAGAAAAGGTTAAGTCTGACTTCCCAGACTTAATAGTAGAGTAA
- a CDS encoding response regulator transcription factor, with protein sequence MFRVLLVDDEAVIRKGIKNIINWESLGCTVIDEASDGISGMEKIRTLKPDIIVTDIKMPGIDGLDMVKETKELIPHTKIVILTGYRDFEYLQRAIKLGASEYILKPSKIEDITAVIKRVVKELEEWKKSQNEIEELKKSLQEKIPVIKQKLLYDLLFNVNIKHRNISGEMDLCSLKVEKFVLVVIELGGIEESNVYEYDVMYQQGVINSFLDVYSDHFTTEFFVLSERRIVFIVQPTVDMEDISKCARDRMGVLKDVIQSCFKLSIYSVVTEAGEGYQALHEKMKKAIKQLNKESNILHNHIISFDNLKELNKDNEALIKSRISEKNIEEDSMKLILRKAVEYIKNNYRESITLNDVAEYTYVSTFYLSRLFTRELGKGFVDYLNEVRIEKAKEYLRQDNYKAYEVAEMVGIKDAHYFSKLFKKYAGMTPSEYKDKF encoded by the coding sequence ATGTTTAGAGTGCTACTGGTTGATGATGAGGCAGTAATTAGGAAGGGCATTAAAAATATTATTAATTGGGAAAGCTTGGGGTGTACAGTAATTGACGAGGCTTCTGACGGAATAAGCGGTATGGAGAAAATCAGGACTTTAAAGCCGGATATAATAGTGACAGACATAAAGATGCCTGGCATTGATGGTCTGGACATGGTAAAAGAAACAAAGGAGTTAATACCACACACCAAAATTGTAATATTGACAGGTTATAGGGACTTTGAGTATTTGCAAAGAGCAATAAAGCTTGGAGCTTCTGAATATATATTAAAGCCCTCAAAGATAGAGGATATTACTGCGGTTATAAAGAGAGTGGTTAAGGAACTTGAGGAATGGAAAAAATCTCAAAATGAAATAGAAGAGCTGAAAAAGAGCTTACAGGAAAAGATTCCTGTTATCAAACAAAAATTGCTCTATGACTTGCTTTTCAATGTAAATATAAAACATAGAAACATAAGTGGAGAAATGGACTTGTGCAGTTTAAAGGTAGAAAAATTCGTCCTTGTGGTCATTGAACTAGGCGGCATTGAAGAAAGCAATGTTTACGAATATGATGTAATGTATCAGCAGGGAGTAATCAATTCCTTCCTGGATGTGTATTCCGACCACTTTACAACAGAATTCTTTGTGCTCTCAGAACGCAGGATTGTATTCATTGTTCAACCTACTGTGGACATGGAGGATATTTCTAAGTGCGCCAGAGATAGAATGGGTGTTTTAAAAGATGTTATACAAAGCTGCTTTAAGTTATCCATCTACTCCGTAGTGACTGAGGCTGGAGAAGGATATCAGGCTCTCCACGAAAAAATGAAGAAAGCCATAAAGCAGTTAAATAAGGAGAGCAATATTTTACATAACCACATCATTAGTTTTGACAACCTAAAGGAGTTAAATAAAGACAATGAAGCCTTAATAAAAAGCCGTATCTCTGAGAAAAATATAGAAGAAGATTCAATGAAATTAATCCTCAGAAAGGCAGTGGAATATATCAAAAATAACTACCGCGAAAGTATTACTTTGAACGATGTAGCGGAGTATACTTATGTAAGTACCTTCTATTTGAGTAGGTTGTTTACCAGGGAGCTTGGGAAGGGTTTTGTGGACTATCTTAACGAAGTAAGGATAGAAAAAGCCAAGGAATACTTGAGGCAAGATAATTATAAGGCCTATGAGGTAGCAGAAATGGTTGGCATAAAAGATGCCCACTATTTTTCAAAGCTGTTTAAAAAATATGCAGGTATGACCCCATCGGAATATAAAGATAAGTTTTAA
- a CDS encoding sensor histidine kinase: MIKIMRERLKKIYKGLLQYYKDISIKNKLKVLFYIQIIIPIIFIGYMAYNKTSQSINNKSFAYSQDILRMIELRVEDMNRDIDALTLQLLYDNRVYSFLQANETNNANKYTEANYVRNLLRDAIFSRTSIEGICIVTNDKDFIYFDSDRGKKSIKERIPYDDIYSQALSNNGNTIWMFNKSEEKGMDLYAARVVYDKDTFNPLGLMALLINKNFIESLYKDLSQGSAQNISILSNTNEEIIVGDGNSGYSSALENIKFNSSKGYYLDNDNKVLISYLTMVKPNWRIVYHIPFDELYEEINSLKTQIFLIVIWSIVVLSLLSTLTAKDIIKPMNELVGAMKEIESSDIYREVNIDRTDEIGYLSKSFNKMSSKIHYLLNIIYKEKLTRKEAELKALQAQINPHFLFNTLENINWMAHLNGVPEISSTVTALSKLIEANMGKGDKLISIADEIDYIDNYIAILKNRFGDRLVMEKNISSETLVVMIPRLLIQPVVENAVQHGLENVVRQGIIVLNSYKKEEDLIIEVIDNGIGMKETELIKLKEMISGEEGNESSSIGLSNVSKRIKLFYGEDYGVEVESQYDKFTKVTLRLPFKSLRKDGEYYV, translated from the coding sequence ATGATAAAAATTATGAGGGAAAGACTGAAGAAAATATATAAGGGACTTCTGCAATACTATAAAGACATATCCATTAAAAATAAGCTTAAAGTACTGTTTTATATTCAAATAATAATACCAATAATATTTATAGGTTATATGGCATACAATAAGACTTCCCAATCAATTAACAATAAGTCCTTTGCATATTCACAGGATATTTTAAGGATGATTGAACTGAGAGTGGAAGACATGAATAGGGATATAGATGCCTTAACCCTGCAGCTCCTGTACGACAACAGAGTATATAGTTTTTTACAGGCTAACGAAACCAATAATGCTAACAAGTATACAGAAGCCAACTATGTACGTAATCTTTTAAGAGATGCTATTTTTTCGAGAACTTCCATCGAGGGGATTTGTATTGTCACTAATGATAAGGATTTTATTTATTTTGATTCTGACAGAGGGAAAAAAAGCATAAAAGAGAGAATTCCCTATGATGATATTTATAGTCAAGCCTTATCTAACAACGGTAATACTATTTGGATGTTTAATAAGTCTGAAGAAAAAGGCATGGACTTATATGCAGCAAGAGTAGTTTACGACAAGGACACCTTTAATCCTCTCGGCCTAATGGCACTGCTTATAAATAAGAACTTCATAGAGTCTCTCTATAAAGATTTATCCCAGGGATCAGCCCAGAATATATCCATTTTATCAAATACTAACGAGGAAATAATAGTAGGTGACGGGAATAGTGGTTATTCCTCTGCATTGGAAAATATAAAGTTTAACTCTTCAAAGGGATATTATCTGGATAATGATAATAAAGTATTAATCTCTTACCTTACAATGGTGAAGCCAAATTGGAGGATAGTATATCATATTCCCTTTGATGAGTTGTATGAAGAAATAAATTCCCTAAAAACTCAAATTTTCTTAATTGTCATATGGTCTATTGTGGTACTGTCACTATTAAGTACCCTCACAGCTAAGGATATCATCAAACCAATGAATGAATTGGTGGGAGCAATGAAGGAAATTGAAAGCAGTGATATTTATAGGGAGGTTAATATTGACCGTACGGATGAGATAGGATATCTAAGCAAGTCATTTAATAAGATGTCCTCAAAGATACACTATCTTCTGAATATAATTTATAAGGAGAAACTTACCAGAAAGGAAGCTGAACTAAAGGCTTTACAAGCACAGATAAATCCACATTTTCTTTTTAATACTCTGGAGAATATCAACTGGATGGCTCACCTTAACGGAGTACCTGAGATCAGCAGTACTGTAACCGCCCTTTCTAAGTTGATTGAAGCCAATATGGGTAAGGGGGATAAGCTTATTTCCATTGCTGATGAAATTGATTATATAGACAACTACATTGCTATATTAAAGAACAGGTTTGGAGACAGACTTGTCATGGAGAAAAATATCAGCAGCGAAACGTTAGTGGTTATGATTCCAAGACTTTTGATTCAGCCGGTGGTGGAAAATGCAGTTCAGCATGGCTTAGAGAATGTGGTGAGACAGGGAATAATAGTGCTGAACTCCTACAAAAAAGAGGAAGACTTGATAATAGAAGTTATTGATAACGGAATAGGTATGAAGGAAACGGAGCTTATAAAACTCAAAGAAATGATTTCCGGTGAAGAGGGGAATGAAAGCAGCAGTATAGGTTTGAGCAATGTAAGCAAAAGGATAAAGCTGTTTTATGGTGAGGACTATGGTGTTGAAGTAGAAAGTCAGTATGATAAATTTACTAAAGTAACCTTGAGACTACCTTTTAAAAGCCTAAGAAAGGATGGGGAATATTATGTTTAG
- a CDS encoding ABC transporter substrate-binding protein, whose translation MDKKIIIKRILIVVFFVLLTMVTISELNKGSVDFNSNLSKNKVVEITFSSSWGGADIRSQALEKVLEEFEKENPDIKVKNRSRGNDDFLYTLKTDFAQGNEPDVFGLWPGSDERKLISSGKVANLSPILDEDMQWKHSFKTEAWDYVTFGDKIYALPLEIIYEGLFINKSLFHRYNIKVPENYEELKNSVKEFRKHNIIPIAFNCTPEGTYLYQNIVMKLGGKEDVENPYASGKISENYIKGMNYMKELYEMKAFPEDVFIIDDKARNNLFLEKKAAMIVQGSWFIGDGAVSSLDKDIQLIPFPVFEEGAADKSAIVYGVGNGNFHMSSRAFYSQEKREAAIKLLKYLTTEEVAKVLINSTGSMANLRITDDSEEVGLILTGRNMVKSSLELVGPPDSFIERTNWENILVKKFPEMLEGNVSPEQIFEEME comes from the coding sequence GTGGATAAGAAGATTATTATAAAAAGAATACTAATTGTCGTCTTTTTTGTTCTGCTGACAATGGTTACAATATCTGAACTCAATAAAGGTAGTGTAGACTTCAACTCCAATTTATCCAAGAATAAAGTAGTAGAGATAACCTTCTCCAGCAGTTGGGGAGGAGCTGATATAAGATCACAGGCCTTGGAGAAGGTCTTAGAAGAATTTGAGAAAGAAAATCCAGATATAAAAGTTAAAAATAGGTCTAGAGGAAACGATGATTTTTTATACACCTTAAAGACAGATTTTGCCCAGGGGAATGAACCTGATGTATTTGGATTATGGCCAGGCTCTGATGAAAGAAAACTGATAAGTTCAGGTAAGGTTGCAAATTTGAGTCCAATATTGGATGAGGACATGCAGTGGAAGCACAGCTTTAAAACAGAAGCTTGGGACTATGTTACTTTTGGAGATAAAATTTATGCCTTGCCTTTAGAAATTATTTATGAAGGCTTGTTTATAAATAAAAGCCTTTTCCACAGGTACAATATAAAAGTTCCAGAGAACTATGAGGAATTAAAAAACTCTGTGAAAGAATTTAGAAAGCATAATATTATACCTATAGCCTTCAACTGTACTCCGGAAGGAACCTACCTATATCAAAACATTGTAATGAAATTAGGGGGAAAAGAGGATGTAGAAAATCCCTATGCTTCAGGGAAGATTTCGGAGAACTATATTAAGGGTATGAATTACATGAAAGAACTGTACGAAATGAAAGCGTTTCCTGAAGATGTTTTCATAATTGATGATAAAGCCAGAAATAATCTCTTCCTGGAAAAGAAGGCCGCAATGATTGTACAAGGTTCTTGGTTTATAGGGGACGGTGCAGTGAGCAGTCTGGATAAGGACATACAGCTAATTCCCTTCCCTGTCTTTGAAGAGGGAGCAGCGGATAAGAGTGCCATCGTATATGGGGTTGGAAACGGAAACTTCCATATGAGTTCAAGAGCTTTTTATTCTCAAGAAAAAAGAGAAGCAGCTATCAAGCTCCTAAAATATCTAACTACAGAAGAGGTTGCAAAAGTTTTAATTAACAGCACCGGAAGTATGGCGAATCTCAGGATAACTGATGATAGTGAGGAAGTGGGACTGATTCTAACAGGAAGAAATATGGTGAAAAGTTCCCTGGAATTGGTGGGGCCGCCGGATAGTTTTATAGAGAGGACAAATTGGGAGAACATATTAGTGAAAAAATTTCCGGAGATGCTTGAAGGGAATGTCTCACCGGAGCAGATATTTGAGGAAATGGAATGA